A region of the Ischnura elegans chromosome 11, ioIscEleg1.1, whole genome shotgun sequence genome:
CATTAGACGAATTGATTATATTCTCTTTTAACAAGTTACATACATAAGGTACATCACCGTAAAATACAGAATTGCCTTAAATGGTGTATAATGATGTGATAAAACTGCTTTCGCGATGTGACAATACACGTTCATGAGCTCACATTTGGTGTCGAATCCACAGATAAAGAAACATTGCTTCATCGCAGGACATTGAGTTTCAGGTTATCTACTTTTTCTGGCATTTATGATTATTCTTATCAATCACTCAAACTAGTTCATTTTTTGTAGTCCTCGATTTACCTCACAAGAAAAAATTCTAATTGCTCTTAATTTCCTCTCAGTAGCTATGTCAAATGTGGATTTGTGACGCAATTAAgagaataatattgaaaaaagtttaatttttgaaCACATCAGCTTTTGGAAGGAGGCTGAAGATGAGATAtcaagtgaggttaaaaagaAGGTGTAAAGAAATACAAAGTTGAAACGAGGCAGAAGAAGCTGGAGAAAATTTTGTTACTTCGTAGCTGCCAGTTGGCAGAAAACCAAATAGTACGATAAAACGTATTTTAATACCCACTGGTTATAATAATGACAACGCGTTTCAACCCTTAGCGTCACCATCAAGTCAAAGTGAGTGTCGCATAGTGAGTATAGAATTTAGTGAAAACTGGCAtcacagtatttttttctcagttaaaTACCATTATAACGAAACATATTGTGATCTAAAGCTAAGAACGAGGAGTTAAATTGTATGCTATGTCGAGAAATAATGGCCAAATCATTATATTCATGAAGTAGTAGTAATTCCTGGATGTTGGTGAACTCCTGGTCACAATTTCCCAGCTGTAGGATCGCCTTCAGAGCACAGCGCAACAGTTCCAGATACAGGAGGGTAGGTATCAGTCTGTAAGAGagacaaatattttcaaacatctTGAGTCTCTATCGTCGAAATTGGTGTAACATATTATCTACTAGGAAAATTATATTACCTAGTTTGATGATCCTAAAAACTGTTAATAGAGGTCGTATCCATGAGCGTTTCGGGTGGGTAGGTGGGTTCCTTTGTAGGCGTTGCATTCCTGGCGGATGTTCATTTGAAAACAGGTGCAACCGATGCTGTATATTAAAATTGCGCCTGGGGTAGAAAGTGGCTTCAATTCCTTCCCTAAATCCTCTTCGTGGCCTTAGTGTTTGGATCACGTTTAGTGAACGTGGTTGTTTGTAATGTCACCGGTGTAACTGCGATTGTATTGTTGATCTATTGAAAGTAATTTATCTTTTCACTATCCACTTTTTCACTACACAAGTTGATTTTGGTCACATTTAAAACTCTTCTCACTGCACATCCTCATATAATTTTGTGAAGGAGGAGAAactaacattaaatatttatctgatGTTTGCGGAGTAAGTGACTGAAAGTCATTGAGATATCTATATTCAttacactttcatttttttatcattaatttgtcAATACCAATGTGCCTATTCGTACTGAGTCTAAAGCGTACAAACACAAAACGAACACTCTTACTAACAGAGGGAAATACAATTACAACTCGGTAATTAATGATTTATCATCCATTAAGTGTGTCACAATTGTATGCACATACATTACCAGGGTTAATTAAACTAAATTGTAACTATTAATAGCCTGCTAATTGTTATAGCACCACATGGCTTCCTCTACTTAGATCTATAGCTATTGTTTAGTAGCATTGACGcttgtcttttatttttctcaatttctcaatCCCAATTCCTCTTACAATTTTGTgaagatggaaaaattaaaattgggaggtttctcattttttgttttgcctaaatcgaaacattattactcctggattacgtattttaacgtttttagatttttacatgacgatatctatttttcacgattaaatgagaagtgagattttttaagcgcgcgaaaacgtacACCTTAGCATGAATGCTGAGACAGCTGAGacaagcccgcgtgacgtcattctggttccggctgacGCTGTGTtaggtcaccttggtgcgaggctaaaagcgccgctacgatgcaggctgcttgatgTGCTTACAGACAACGTACCAGAGAGGATGCCTTCAACGTTTcgagaaaaaactttttctctcaaaggaaaagttttaagaaattaaaattcaatatttatctcATATTTGAGAGGTAACTTATTGATATTTGATGAGATATTTGTGTTTATTGCCTTTAAATTCGTATAGATTACTTATCGTTCCTTTTTAAAATCCACTTTATCCATGCGTACATGGCAAAAAACGTCATGTGAATGCGAATACGAAAGAACTCGGTATTCGGACGTTgacaaaagcatttaaaaaaaacgtcGCTCAAGTTTCTCCTAAAAATTGTAATTGGTATTTAGATCTTATTATAAGTTCGTAATTATCagtagtaaaatttaattttctcataatttatttactttaaaaaactaTTATTCTCTTTGAAAACTACTGAGCAATCTCAGTTTCATACTGGATTCAAAACGTTTATCTCCTATGTCACACGATGATTACTAAAAAAAAAGGTTATTGTCCACTTAACTCATCGTGatggaaagataaaatattcatttccactcTAAACATGGTCTCCTAAAGAAAAATGCCGTAACTGCATGTCTTTATGATAAATGCCTAGTTAAAAGTTGAGGAAAAATGAATCATATCTTGGAATGGGCTGAGGAAAATTATAGTTCCCAATTACCcaattaaaaatccaaaattacgGCATTTCTCTGATTATAGTGCTGCAGGCTTACGTTTACAAGCATGCATAACATTCATTAGATCTCCGTTGCTTAggtatgttattattttttggatGCAATCCCAATTTAATCTTGGAAATATTTGAAAGACACAAGCACTGGTTTCATCAAGGATTTTTCTCCTATGTTTTGCAATAGTCAAACGACCGCATATAATACTGCCGTATagaggaaaattttcttttacatgATCTGGTGTAATGCATCTAGAGAAATTATCATCTTCGAGAATGATTGCTAAGTGATGATCGCTTTTCGTTAATAGATGATGAAATGAATGCTTGGTGTTTCCAACAAAAGTTTGTCTGAgtgtttcaaattcatttttacattcatCTTCAAAATCTTGCATTGTCTGGTTATACTTGATTGATCTCAGATTTTTGTGACTAACTGGCAGATTTGCAGTTTTCAACTTGATAATGTGATACTCTAGAATCCCATGACGATATTCAAATGGGTTcaaaccatcatcatcatcataatcatcttGAAAACATAATGAATCATGATCGATTTCGTAATCGATTCCGTGCAAACGTTTAAGTATATTAGGTAGGTACTTTCCTGTTTTGGAAAAATCAAGGGCTGTTCTATAACAGCTATCCACGATGTTTATATCTGAACCATAGTCTAGTAGTCCTCGCACAATACTTGCATGGCCCACCCATGATGCAATGTGAAGGGCTGTTCTACCACTCTGATCTCTAGAATCAATATCTGCGCCATATTTCACGAGTGTCTCAATTACCTGCAGGTTACCTTTGTTCGCAGCTGCGTAAAGTGGTGTTTGGCCGTTCTCATCCTCTGAGTTTGCACTTTCCCCATATTCTAGAAGTGCTTCTAGTACTGTGACATATCCATTGAGAGCAGCAGCATGAATTGAGGATTTACAATATCGTGACACAGCATTGACATCAGCTTCATCTCGGATGTTAAATCCCTTTTGAAGCAAGAGTTCAACGATTTCTCGATATTCACTTACAATTAAACTACCGTTAAGTGCTAGATTCAGGGATGACCGGTTACTTTCATTGTTCACATCAGGGCAATATTCTAAAACCAATTCCACCATGCTTGTTTTTGCCACGGAAACAGCTTCGTGCAGTATGGTATGTCCTGATTTATTTTGCGCATCAACATTAGCTCCACATTCTAACAGTATTCTTGCAACACTCACATGGCTTTTTCTAACGGCAAGGTGCAAAGGGCTTTCGCCATCACTGGAGTTAGCTTTACACATACAGTTCACATCTGCTCCATGTTTCAAgagacttttggtaatatttGCATGACCTCGCGCGGCAGCAAAATGCAGTGGAGTGCGACCTTCTGCAATTGCATTTACGCTGGCACCCTCTTTTAAAAGTAAATCCACAAATCCTTCGTACCCATTGTCCGCAGCAAAGTGCAATGGGGTGTAGCCTTCTTCGAAGTAATTGGTCAACTCGTTTGCCATTCTTGATTCTTGGAAGGGTCCATGATGAACAAGAGAATTTGTTTTCGATGCACTTCTTCTTTAGCTAAATTCGGCCGTACCTATGCCATAATTATGCACTACTTCTTAGATGAAGTTTTTGACAGCAGAATGAAATGATTGACGTTCTCACTTTTTTTGTTACGACACTCGTAAACCACTTCTGCTCATTATAAAGACAAATTGCTTTCAGCTTTGGAAACACTTTTCTTTGTCACTTGTTATCATTAACAATTTCGCAGAATCGTATGTCGCTGTCTCATATATACCCACACTGATATGGGCGCAGTTATATCTTATCTCGCTGTCCAGGTCCGATGGAAATGATAGCTTAAGAGTGCTATTTTGCGAAAGAATACCAACCATGCCATGGGTATTAGGCTGttatacatttttaaagcttTCGAATTCCTTATGGATCGCAGCCACAGGTTTGTTATATTTGGGTTGAAAATAAATCTAgagaattatttttgcaatcgggtACCGGGAACACATGCCGCATCGCacgtaaagttttcaaattttgtttttttttcgcacatAACTGATGATGATGTCACTATCGGATATTTATCTCACTTTTACATGTTTTAAAACGACTCGTTATACATTTGTAGTGTATcatctcaattatttttaagttctGCTCTTTGGTTGCCGGATATTTCCGAATCGGGGTACCCACACCAGATAATCATTAAATGGAACCCACATACCACCCAAGCATTACTCTAAAAAATGTGTAGCGTCTAGCCTGGTTGGAATTCTATATAAAAACAAACTAAAGAGAGTAATTCACCATGAGTTCCTAATAACAAAATCTCAAAAATTTATCAGGTGCACCACTTCCGATCAGAGCTTTGCAGaacattttgaatatattttttcctggcgTAAACGGCAGTCACGTATCTGCTCATGAAGCTGTTTGCAGTTGCCACGTAGACAGAAATTCCTTTCGGATAGGTCTCGGGTGATACGCAGGTTGCCCAATCTATTGTTTTCTCCTATTCCCACGCATCGAAATACCGTAAATGGTGCTTAAGTTTCGTTTGCATTACACTGATATTttaattcatcgttttttttactaaaacagCCGCAGTTATTAATGGTTTGGACCATTTAACAGttttttcccgaaatattttACTGCGTTTGTAGtacttaatataatattattccattttgagtGAATAATAGATTTTAGACCCTGATACCAGTCCGCAACTTTTAGTAGTTGCGATAAAGTCAGAGGGTACAAGATGCACTTTAGATAGTTCCCCATAAAAGATGATTAATCTCACGAAGTTTTTATGGAATAGAAAATGTTTGTAGGGATGATGAGACCCTAAAACTGCTGGATTAGAGCCTGAGAACAGATGAAATTGGCAGTGTCAATTgcgattgaaatggcaaaaacgatttattttatcAGCCAAATATCCCTCGGATAGTGGCTGGAAACTGTAAGGGCTCGCTCTTTATGTAAATGCTACGAAAGAATAAACGCATTCGTTGGTCACTTAATAAAAATGGTAGCGACTCTTGATCATTATTTTCCGAAAACCCCAAAGAAAAGAATTTCACCTGCCTTCTTTTTATCGGAGTAAGAGGTAGCACACCACGTCTTTTCAATATATCTTATAATGTAATTTACACAAACGCTTATGTATCCGATGCTATAAAACCATATAATGGTAACTACGAAAGCCCAATGGCTTAAAAAGTATAACTATGGactcattcataattatattttcttctatATTCCTCAGAACGCCTACGAGTATGAGACCATGATCTCCTGGGGAAGGTGGACATTACTTCCCACGTGAATACTTCCATATACCATTTACATGCTCTTGAGTACGGCAGCAGCAATTTTGCCTTAGACATACGTACGTACGTTCGTTTGAGTACGACGTACTATATGGGCCTGTTCTAGATATTTTTGCagtgtaagcgaacaacattccgccgcccccccccccccccctaaaaaaaAACCTGAGAAATATTAGGTATTCTCactggatacattttaaaataaatactaatactTTTTGAATGAGGACGTGACTTAAATGCCAGCGTGAACTTATAACGTGCTTGCCCTTACAATGTGATATTTATACAGCTGAATTATCCTTTATTTTAATcattaagataaaaaatttaaataaatcagtaagttcttcacattccgcgattccgtctctccatctctcaacactctctgttctaccgaatcccctccttgtttaactccataacttcaaaaatcccttccctggacttATTTTCCTCTACCACTAGTTAAAAAGCCACCCTAAAATGACATCTCAATAATTCActattgtctaatcaatagtgtcCCTtcttctgtttaaaaattttgttttctgttagtgtttatttattgtgctattgtttgttatcttttggtattatttatttaaggaacagccaatgtaaaagcctttgcgCTGTATTTGGTgatggaataattaaataaaatacaacatacatcaactttttaaaaaacatCATTTACTTTTCTCGACAATATTAAACAAACGGCCGCATGGTTTGCTGACCGCTTACAATTACGTGGCTAATTTTCCACCGCTTCGTGATTTCAACCCCTTAGCATGTGATATGGGAAGTACATATTCATTATTCATCTTTTTCATGCTGCAGACTGTTCAGTGCGTGcgaaaaattcatagaaaaatattaatcgcCTTCGGGATTCGGAATTGAAtctctcgatttccggtcgaatgcTTTTGCCAGTTAAGCTGCTAGAAAAATTTAGGACTTTACCAGGCAAGGCGATATTGAGCATATGATAAAACAAGTAGTCCAAATCGtacgtaaaaaaaacaaatttccagcGATGGGAATGACGTCACGGTACCTACCTCAAGCAGAGTCCCCTGGATGACAGTGCTCTACACTATTCCCTCATAGGGTCACCTATGtagtgtacatctacatctacataataccctgcgagccacctctagggtgtttggcagggggtgatcaatcaccagcatgcagcatgcaattggactccaacatgcacaccacacagtacaaaaaacgtcacgcatactaacaaattatactgctatatgttgttagaaataataataaaattaagaaacatgcattaagttttacagaggttagttggctacaccacaagtcatgcaatctatttatgagttctatcgctgccgttataatctcttattgatcgtggaaaaatgtcattctgaatctgtctgttctacaatctatctctcttattttatttatataatctgatcttccgcaggatattggcgtccgtaagatatggttaacttcgtcagaaaagacactgcttttgaatttatctaaaaggtttagtctatttttcaatctacggtacATGGTCcggtagtgtattatcaacagtCCAGAGGACTCTCACCTCAAGATATTCTTTGCGACaccccttgagtattttctgtatcaGCCATTGGCCCTCTCGAAAGCTTGAGTAGTTACAAGTCCAGTATCAAGTGAAGTAAAAATAACATAGTTAAATAAAGAATTCAATAATGTAAGTAAGCCGATATTGCTGACTATTAATTTCTGTAAAGAGCAGACTGAGATACATGGAGCCAGCCCTAAAGAGAAAGGGAGGGATTTCCTTGTTCCTGTGTCAGAAGCTCGCCTACCATAGTACCATTTCAATAGATTGGAAGAACTACATGCGCAATACCCAATGTATGACCTGCTATTTCCTTCTGAGATAAGAGTGAACCAATATTAGGGTGAGCACATGCATGATTGATCTTTCTTGATATAATGACCCTATTGCTCCACTTAATCTTAGCCGATTACAATCAATCGCAAAAAATGCTCGCTGAGTTTAAGACTATCAGCTACTAGAAACAGCAGACGTGTTTCAAGATAATCTCAGAAACCGCACTATGTAGACCAGCGGTGCAACCTTTTTCAACGTAAAGgcaatcgatttcacatcgtccatagggccacaatgctccacgtcgcttttccaccacatcaataaaatttaaaaaaacataatttcaaggtccgataatctttattggttaaatatttaaatcgataaaAGCGATTTTTGACATTTCTCATTCTTGACGAGTACGTCGATGTACATTTTAGTTTGTTTTGAGCGATACAATactttcaaagcactgcaggaacaagtgactttatacgcagtcacgtgcaagggtacaaagttaaatacaccaacggatgaagttcgccatgaaaaatatttgtcttagccgGGATTTAACCCGGagctcccgattgccggtcaggtgtgtcggccagttacaccaccaagacaTTTTCTCAGAGCATTTTCGGGAttggttttaccgaacaagatgttgacgtcacaagtccacaatgcagcacatgtggcgagggtcatgcttattaagccactgtcggggtaaaaaaacccttattttgtcgctggtctgcgacgacgaatttcaaaacactgtaggaacaagtgacttcgtattttttcgtggcgaacttcatccgttggtgtatttatctttgcacccgtgcgcgtgactggaTTATAAATACGACCAGGGGCGCAGATTGGAATTCaggccagggggggggggggtttaaggcgcaaGTAATGCTGGAGGTCTGGGGGAATgtaatacccgccagggtgagagggaggtgcgggggccctccgccggaaaaaattaagttaacggttcaaaatggtgagtattTCATTATAGATATATTTCATTCTACATGATGGATATATCTTTAATCATTGCTCTATAAGTACTATTaataaaatcaagtaaaatagattaaacttatatatttctctgagctctgggggagtaTTATCCCACAtaacccctccctcgctgcaccactggataCGAGGGCTGTTCGGAAAATAcccatcgatttttttaataaaaaaaagtagaaGTACTTAAGTAGATTTACAAAATTTGTTATATGCAACTTAAAACTACGGATTTCCCTACtttcaaacatattttccatgaatattttggCACTTATCATACCTATAAACTAACTTTGAAATTTCTTCTGCAAAGCAATCTACCGCCTGTGCATTTATCCATCCGGTGACCTCATCCTTGAGCTCTACATCATCTCCAAATCCCTTGAAGCCAAGGTATTTCTTGAAGTGAATAAACctagacgaagtgaagtacctgggagttacgataacctcgaacctcacgtagGGAACacttataaagaatatttgcggcatagccctgaagaaattaggattatcaagcgtattgtgggaagattttcggatgagaaagtaaaagaaaggtgctatttcgctcttgtcagaccgcaccttgaatatgcagcgagtatatgggatccggtgcagaaaggcttaatccgcgaacttaataaaatacaaaggaaggctgcgcgtttcgtcaaaaactcctatgggcgtacagacagtgttacccagatgttaagcgaattaggctggcagccgctggagactcggaggctgcgcgctaggcttagattgcttgaacaattgagaatgaatatctttaagagcggcacagagaacaatattagagccacactatatttccaggtccgatagaagcgataaattatgagagatgttttgccgaacggatagatatgagagttcgtttttcccccgaaccattaaggactttaataaacgctagtccgaaattcgttagagcatttccgtTTTaagtgtaaatggctggtgtcctaataccccctgccacacgccttttaggcggcttaggTGTAGATGTACCCATTCCAGAAAAACTTCTTCACTCATTATCTTTGGGCAATACACAGTACAAAGTTCCCAATGATTTTACTGCTTCCGAATACTGTGAACAATCATTAATAATCGAATTAGATCACCAACTTCATGCTAGGTGGAATTTTTTATTGCAGCACACATTTTGACATGCTACCAAAAAACCACTAGCACTCAGTCGACTTTCACTATACCATGGCTGGCTACCGACTAACCAGCCGTGCGTGCAAACGCAAATATGACAGTACTAACCCGGCGTtcgcatcagcctgctcttaacaaaaagAACCGAGGGAaccacgggttaacgtcccatctgacggacggagtgttgcgattgATATGTTCTCCTCACAAGATTCAAGGCGGGATCGGGCAGTCTGTAAAATTTCCTTGCCACCCCCGGGAAATGAACCCGATACCGaggggtgggaatccaacactctagccaccacaccaacccgatcccagtTTCTCTACGTCACATTTCGACTGAATACTACGTTGCGCATTGCGAATGGTAAAGAGCCCCATGCATCCAGAGTCGGTAGGGCAAACCTCCACTCCATTCCAGAGGCGCCGactaataaaatatattgggggggcccatatcggaggtcttgctccgggaagaggttaaattcaaagtgtgtcgcagcatcGAAACACTGTCATGATTCATACCACTTGTTTTAAGTTACCTGCGCactaccttatgatttgttttaacacattgttgaatttattttaaaaggtaactatcgtcaagcatgggaaataaaaaataccaaaatatttttgtgatttcacaaggcatgatataactaaattattttcccgaattattgagggggctccgcccccccaaacgaatctttgagggggctcgggtttAGCACCCGGgttttattgtatttcatttcgtttcttaagttcgctcccgggaacgaaactattgaaatttcactggttttgactttcgtataGTTTCGATTGACATCCGTGCTTTTCACGCAATGAGCAAACGAAGGTTACATTCCGACCAGCCCTCTTGTCTCTCACCAAAGGCGTCCTTAATTTTGGAAGAGACCCGATCAACACTGAGGTACAGTAATATGTTGTGATCCGAGGTACAAACACACAAATGTGTCGCACGGGACTTGGTAGCGTTCAATGACCAGGAAGCCGAAAgatgttatattttattgaattgaacAATCAATAATCATAATTGCAGGGAATTATTACACAAGATTCCGGAACACTTACAATAATACCCTTAGGATAAACGGTTGCAAGGGACATACTCTGTCCCTAGCAACAGTTCTTCCTAAGCCAACATCAGACGTCGAGTCGGGTGACACCGACGCGGCAACAATGTCCTCGCGAAAAATGAATGCGATAACAACCATCTGAATGCTTTCTTCTTCTAGATTTTAGAAGTCTTCATTACATCTACTACTATACTATCATAGAGGCCGCAACCATTAGCGTGCAATGGAGGGTGTTGGGACATAACCCATTCGCAATTTAAAAGAACATGCAGTTGACCCTAgtaatttattaaagtcctcgtTATTTCGGGGGAAAAAGAAATTCCCATGCCTACCACGTTCGGAATATAACTCTCTCAAGTTATCATTTCTACCGGGTGTGGAAATAGTGTGCGTTTGAATATGATTTTCCCCGCAtcgatcttaaagatatctatccgGAATTGCACAAGCCTTCATAGATAAAAGTGCGCCCATATGAGGGTGAGTATATAAGAGACAGTTACTTACGATTCCGAACAATTATTACCGATAGCAAGCGACGAAGAAAAGTGTTTCCATAGATGAAAGGGATGAGCCTTTATAACGAGCAGAAGAGGTTTACGAGTGTCGCAACTAAAAAATTGAGAACGTCATTCAGTTCATCCTGCTGTCAAAAATATCATCTATGAAACAGTTCTTAGTTATGGTATAGTTACGCCCGAATTTAACTGAAGAGGAATCGCATCGAAAACCAATTCTCTTGTTCATCATGGATCCTTCCGAGAATCTAACATGGGAAGTTCGCAGCGGTAATTTGGAAGAGGTAAGGAAGTTAATCACAAAGTACGGCCTTTCTCATCGACGAGAGTGGTCCAATGGATACACACTTCTTCGTGATGCTGTTGAAAACGGCCAAATGGAGGTCGCAAAATTTCTTTTAGCGCATGGTTGCAACGTTAAAAGCAAACGAAGCCTGACAGTACCAAGTAAAACTGTGTTACATTTCGCAGCAGTGCATGGCAACTTAGAAATTCTTCAGGCTCTTCTAAAGAAAGGTGCTTACGTAAACGTCAGCGACAAGGATGGCAATACACCACTTCATGAAGCTGTGAAAAGGAAAGATGTAGGCACTACTGTACTGCTGGTGGAATATGGAGCTGATGTTAACACCAGAAACAAGAATGGTGAAACGCCACTTCACGTCGCCTCAGAAAAGGGACTTATTCGGAATGCAGAATACCAACTAAAGCACGGAGCCAATGTGTACAGCAGGTGGACCAACTCCTCCAAAAATGACAACACACCATTGCACAGTGCTGAAGATGGGTACGAAAGAATTGTTAATATTCTACTAGATAAAGGTGCTTACGTAAACGTAACTGATAAAAATGAGAATACACCTCTTCATGTAGCCGTGCAAAGGTCAGAGGTGGGCACAACTGTACTGCTAGTGGAATACGGTGCCAATGTTAACGCCAGAAACAAGAATGGTGAAATGCCACTTCACGTCGCCTCAGAAAAGGGACATATTCGGAATGCAAAACACCTACTTGAGAACGGAGCCGATGTGAACAGCGTGCTGACCAATTACTCCAAAAATGGCTACACTGCTTTGCACTGTGCTGCAGAAAATGGGTATGATGTCATAGTGGATTTACTTTTAAATAAGGGTGCCAGCGTAAATGCAATAGCAAAAGGGTGCACTCCACTGCACTTTGCTGCCGAGCGAGGTCATGCAAACATTATCAAAAGTCTCTTGAAGCATGGAGCGGATGTGAACAGTATATGTACAGGGAACTTCGTTGAAGGCAACAGCGCTTTGCACCTTGCCGTTAGAAAAGGCGATTGGAGGGCTGCAAGAATATTGTTAGAATGTGGAGCTAATGTTGATGCGCAAAATAAGTCAGGACATACCATACTGCACGAAGCTGTTTCCGTGGCACAAACAAGCATGGTGGAATTGGTTTTAGAATATTG
Encoded here:
- the LOC124167565 gene encoding serine/threonine-protein phosphatase 6 regulatory ankyrin repeat subunit B-like translates to MANELTNYFEEGYTPLHFAADNGYEGFVDLLLKEGASVNAIAEGRTPLHFAAARGHANITKSLLKHGADVNCMCKANSSDGESPLHLAVRKSHVSVARILLECGANVDAQNKSGHTILHEAVSVAKTSMVELVLEYCPDVNNESNRSSLNLALNGSLIVSEYREIVELLLQKGFNIRDEADVNAVSRYCKSSIHAAALNGYVTVLEALLEYGESANSEDENGQTPLYAAANKGNLQVIETLVKYGADIDSRDQSGRTALHIASWVGHASIVRGLLDYGSDINIVDSCYRTALDFSKTGKYLPNILKRLHGIDYEIDHDSLCFQDDYDDDDGLNPFEYRHGILEYHIIKLKTANLPVSHKNLRSIKYNQTMQDFEDECKNEFETLRQTFVGNTKHSFHHLLTKSDHHLAIILEDDNFSRCITPDHVKENFPLYGSIICGRLTIAKHRRKILDETSACVFQIFPRLNWDCIQKIITYLSNGDLMNVMHACKRKPAAL